Part of the Oceanispirochaeta sp. genome, CTTCATTGTAAAGAAACAATGTATTCTCAGTATTCATCCTGCTGTAACCGGCCACAAAGGAGATCCATTGGGAATTTAAATCCTCTTGAGTGGGGATTAGAAGATAAAAAAATGTGGACCCTAATACCTGTTTGAGGGCTGACATCTTTGAATCCAGAGAATCATTGCCACTGAATAGAATTGTATTGTATTCAATGAAAAAATCATCCAGAGCAAGGCGTAATTGGGGCAGTTCTGATTTTTTATTTTCTGAACAGAATACTGACAATTTCATTAAATGTGATACTCCCAGTGGGTGAAGACGGATTTACCCCTTGTCATTCTCGGTGCAGTATAGTCAAAGCTTGAGTCATTTTGCTAGAATACAACACTATATGGAAGAAGAAAAAGTCAAATCCAACGAGAATAACTCTGAAACTGGAAGCACTCACCTCAATAGTTTCCTGACTGATTTGGTTAATTTACAAGAAAAGAAGCTTGTAAAGGAGGCTGATCTGGATTCTTTAGTTGAAAAACATCAATTGAGTGCCGAAGATCATGAAAAACTGAATATGCTGGTAGAACGACATCTCAGTCGTGCCTTTGAATATAAACACGACGAGCGCTGGGACAATGCCATCGTTGAAACTGAGCGAGCTCTCCTTTTTTCTCCTCTGGATAATGAAATCCGGTTGGATCTTGCTGAACTATTTCTCAACAGAAGCGTTCAATATGGTTATCTTCAAAAAGACTTAAGGAGAGCCGACAGGGAAGTTCAGGATGCCCTGACCCTGGAACCCGAGAATAATGGAGCCAAAAAGTTTGAGAAGGAACTCAAGCAGCTGCATGCAATGTTACAGGGGAAACAGAACAACAAGAAAATTATTCCTCTGATATTATTGTTTATCGTCATTCTGGGAGCCGCTTTATATCCTCAGATTAGAAAACGGTTTAAATTTATGTCCCTGAATAGTGAAATCAATTCTTCAGCGATTCCTCCATCTGTTCCCAAATGGGAGAAACGGAGTGTTCCATTGATAGAGTCTGATTCTCTGGAAAAGGATTTCAACATAAATTTTACTGAGGCGACTCTCATAAGAGAAACCAATGCCGGAATTCCCGCTCTTTCCATTGTCGGGTACCTTGAGCCTCTTATGGGAGACATGGCTGTACTGGAGCTTGAACTGACAGGAAGTCATCTTCAGGAGTCCATTGGTTCCATTGAGATCATTTCTGAAGGCGATGCACCCCTGCGGAAAGGTGAATCCAACCGTTTCAACAAATTTATTTATTTAAATGATGATCCAGAGGCTCTGGAATCTCTTTTTGTAAGCATCAAAACACGGAAAGCCCATTTTGAAGAAACACCACCTCAATGGGAGCTGGAGGAACTCTTTAGGGAGAACCCCTTGCCACAGGGCGTTTTTGTTGAGTTGGAAAGCCTCTTTGTGAATCAGATTGAAGGGTATGACAGGAATTACCTTTTTTATGATTTAAAAGTTACCAACAAGAGTACCGAGTCTTTGAAGGTCCTTGATCTGATATACCAATGGAGAGATGACCAGGGATCTGTCATTTCTGAAAATTCACAATCCCTTGTAGACAATTCTCTCCTTCCCTTTAAGGCACAGAGCGCTGAATCTTTCAGGATTATGTTTGATGTACCCAAGACATCCACATCTGGACGGGGTGATCTTATCATCCTTTTGAAAAAGGCAGAAAAGGTAGAAGAGGAAGAATCATGAAAATTAAAGATATTGACTGGCTGTCCTGGAAACCCGGTGAAGAAGCTGTAATCAGCTATATTCTAGATGGTGATAATGTCCTTTTGATTCACAAGAAAAAAGGATTGGGCGCCGGAAAAATCAATGCTCCCGGTGGGCATATAGAAGAGGGTGAAACTCCCCTTATCGCCGCTGTGAGAGAAACAGAGGAAGAAGTCGGGTTAATCACGGACAATTTGATTTTTTCGGGTGATCTTTTCTTTCATTTTACCGATGGACTCAAGCTGAGAGGAACAGTTTTTATATGCAGGGATTTTAAGGGAAGTCTCATTGAAACAGATGAAGCCCTGCCATTCTGGTGCCCTCTGGAAGATATTCCCTGGGATCGAATGTGGGAAGATGACCGGCATTGGCTTCCTCAGGCCTTGAGGGGGAAGCAATTCCGGGGACGTTTTATCTTTGACGGTGATGATATGCTCGACAAAGAGATCATTTTTTATGAGTCCAGTTGAGATTCAAGTTCAATCATGGCTCTGAATGAGGAGTGTTCTTTTTTAAGTTCTTTTGAACCTCTTGTGATTTTAAAGAGGCTTAATCCCAAGGTTTCGGCTACTTTCCGCTGGGACATCCCATCTTTTATCAGTTTTACCAGAGCCCATCGGGTGGCAACTTCATGTATTTCATTCTTGGTTAAAAGACTATTGAGGAAATCTTCAATCAAATCTTTATTATTTGAAGCTGCAAGAGCTGCTGATAATTCTTTTACGGCTTTCTGGTCATCCATCGGATGCCTCCTGTTTTGCTGATTTTAGAAACTCTTCTTCCAGGCCGAAATCATGAATTTTCCTGTGAAGGGTCTTTCTTCCGATTCCCAGAATTTCAGAAGTCTTGCTTTTATTTCCTCCAGCAAAATTCAGTGTAGACCGAATAATTAGTTTTTCTGATTCAGCCATGGTGGTACCCATGGGGATTCTGATGGAACTACTGTCTTCAGCAGAAGCTGAAACATCTGGTGGCAGGTCTTGTGTCATGATAAAATGTCCTTTTGAGAGAACCACAGCACTCTCCATACAATTCCTGAGTTCCCTGATATTCCCCGGCCAGGAATAATTGTACAGGGCCATGGCGGCCTTATTATCTATCCCCTCTATTGATTTTCCGTTCTCTTCAGAAAACTCTTTCAGGAAGGCACTAGCCAGAAGTGGGATGTCATCTTTCCGCTCTCTTAAAGGAGGGATATGGATATTGACAACATTGAGTCTATAGTAGAGGTCCTCTCTGAAATTACCCAGGGCAATTTCAGTTTTCAGGTCCCGGTTTGTGGCTGCTACAATCCTTGTATCGATTGAAATGGAACGATTTCCGCCTACTCTTTCAAATTCCCGTTCTTGAAGAACCCGGAGAATCTTGATTTGGATTGAGGGATTTATCTCACCAATTTCATCCAGAAAAATTTAGCCTCAGCCAGACAATTCAAAACGTCCTTTTCTCAGGACAGCCGCACCGGTAAAGGCCCCTTTTTCATGACCAAAAAGCTCACTCTCAAGGAGCGATTCTGATAGGGCGGCACAATGTACCTTAATGAAGGGTTTATCCCCTCTTTGTGAATAATCATGAATAGCATCGGCAACGAGTTCTTTTCCAACACCGCTTTCTCCTGTGATAAGTACAGAGGCTCTCGTGGAGGCCACTTGTTGGATTAACTCAAAGACTCGATGCATTTGACTGCTTTTGCCGATAAAATTGGGTTTGTTTTTCCGGTTTTCAAGTTTTTTTATCTCTTCCTGCAATTCTCGGTGTTTTATAACTAATTCTCTTGAGGACAGGGCCCTTTTCACGAGAAGAGACAGACGGTCCAGGTTCAGCGGTTTAGTCAGAAAATCATAGGCACCGTCTCTCATGGCATTGACCGCATTTTCAACGGTACCATGCCCTGTGAGTATTATGACCGGTACTGTCGGATAGGCAGATGAAATTTTCTTCAGCAATTCCTCTCCCGAGACTTTCGGCATTCTGAGGTCTGTGAGGACAAGGTCAATATCTATCTTGACCATGGTTTTCATCGCATCACTCCCATCTTCGGCCATGAATACATCATAACCATCCAATTCGAGTGCTTTGGCCAGACCCAGTCTTATATTCTTTTCATCATCTACTACAAGTATATTAAATTTCAAATGGTTTCACCCTTCCAGACGAGTAGCTTATTCACCGTCTGCGGTATGGGGAGAAGAATGGTAAAGGTTGTACCCTCCCCCTCTTTTGAGAAAACACGCAGTTCACCGCCATGCTCTTTTATTACTTTATAGACTACAGTCAAGCCCAGACCGGAGCCGTTATCCTTTGTTGTAAAATAGGGTTCAAATATTTTCGACACCAGGTCTGCAGGTATTCCTATTCCTGTATCCTGAATTCGCATATGAACCATGTTATCCTTCTCATAGGTCCTGATCGTCAGAGTTCCGCCGTTTTCCATGGCTGCCAGTGCGTTTTTTATAATATTCAATAAGGCTTGTTTAATCAATTTTTCATCAAGGTTCAATAGAGGAAGGTCTTTCCCGGGGTACTCTTCCACCTTAATCCCAGCTTCCATGAGTTCATACTGAACAAATGTAATCAACTCCTCTATGATGCTGTTGATGCTTGTGGGGATCGGATGGGTATCCATAGGACGCACCGCAAACAGATAATCAACGACGATGGAATTGAGGCGTTCAACTTCCTCGCTGATGATAGAAAGGTAGTCTTCCAGGTCTGTCCTACAGCTCTCACTGTCGGTGTTAAGGGATTTCTGCATAAGCTGGAGATAGATGCTGATGCTTCCCAGTGGATTTTTAATTTCATGAGCCACACTGGCAGCCATTGTTGTCATGGCTGCCAGACTCTCTGCCCTGCGGAGTCTGGCTTCTTCAAGGCGTTTGTCCGTAACATCTTCGATATAGATAAAGTCTCCCTGTATGCTGCCTTCTTTGACAACAGGCATGACTCCCACAGCCAGAGTGATATCACGGTTTAAAGTTTCCAGGGTAAAGTCTCTGGGCTTTACTGTTTCTGCTTCCAGAAGTGATTCTTTCACGAAATTGGAAATGTCACTATCCAGGATCACTTCCCAGGCTTTTAATTTGTCTAAGCCCTTCTGCTGCAGCGGAACCATTCGTTTGACCGGAATATTCATAAATTGGATGTAATGATCCGGCCGTGCGACGATGACGCCGAAAGGGAGAGAAGAGAGAACCATTTCCAGAAGTTCTATGTCCTTGACTTCTTCTGCCAGAATGGAAATGAGGTTGTTAATCTGTCCCGAATCCAGTTTTGGAAGGGACTCTATGGCTTTACTTACTAAATGCCTCATATTTATCTCTCATATTATAAAACAGACTTTCCAGAAGAAACAGAGAACTCTGATTATAAATCCTGGAATTGGATGAACAGAGGTTAATATCATTGAGCAACTCTGAAATCAGAATTTGACCCCTGACTGTAGAGTATAAATCCGGATCTTCCCTGAATCGGAGCCTCAATTCATCTGTTAAGAGTCTGAGGAATTTTTTCAGTTCCTCTTTTCCCTTGTTTTTGTCAAAATACAAAAACAGATCCTCAAGTTCTCTAATGGAGCCCCCATTGATACCGGTATCCGTAAAAAGGCGGATATTGCTGCTGATAAAAT contains:
- a CDS encoding ATP-binding protein, with protein sequence MRHLVSKAIESLPKLDSGQINNLISILAEEVKDIELLEMVLSSLPFGVIVARPDHYIQFMNIPVKRMVPLQQKGLDKLKAWEVILDSDISNFVKESLLEAETVKPRDFTLETLNRDITLAVGVMPVVKEGSIQGDFIYIEDVTDKRLEEARLRRAESLAAMTTMAASVAHEIKNPLGSISIYLQLMQKSLNTDSESCRTDLEDYLSIISEEVERLNSIVVDYLFAVRPMDTHPIPTSINSIIEELITFVQYELMEAGIKVEEYPGKDLPLLNLDEKLIKQALLNIIKNALAAMENGGTLTIRTYEKDNMVHMRIQDTGIGIPADLVSKIFEPYFTTKDNGSGLGLTVVYKVIKEHGGELRVFSKEGEGTTFTILLPIPQTVNKLLVWKGETI
- a CDS encoding Trp family transcriptional regulator — protein: MDDQKAVKELSAALAASNNKDLIEDFLNSLLTKNEIHEVATRWALVKLIKDGMSQRKVAETLGLSLFKITRGSKELKKEHSSFRAMIELESQLDS
- a CDS encoding 8-oxo-dGTP diphosphatase; this encodes MKIKDIDWLSWKPGEEAVISYILDGDNVLLIHKKKGLGAGKINAPGGHIEEGETPLIAAVRETEEEVGLITDNLIFSGDLFFHFTDGLKLRGTVFICRDFKGSLIETDEALPFWCPLEDIPWDRMWEDDRHWLPQALRGKQFRGRFIFDGDDMLDKEIIFYESS